In Gigantopelta aegis isolate Gae_Host chromosome 14, Gae_host_genome, whole genome shotgun sequence, the following proteins share a genomic window:
- the LOC121389538 gene encoding endosome-associated-trafficking regulator 1-like — protein MAEGGEDDPENPFSFSKFVKKKKKNTQFCEQETENRDIDDIFDLPDVSVCQRREKTLIVADEDESEESGASSQKKKQGAGNPFSFKRFLATPSSSSTRSRNVAPDFASDLPDFVQDHFTGDGRGKTIHITNNDPDLPDVSLSSSPRVNTEGDFPAEAAGLDSANSLDNSFNSDTEPDSVLSRVRLPSRMPDFLPDGVVGGSGLLNDAYDDSASNPLYASRNVSTVEVSGDVELELRRVRKENEDLRLELEQVKHLAQSESNRVTELIKRMERQHQKEVDETNVLERAVMQVEENLVTTTQRAVQAETAVTRLKQEIKTLQHQISSLQAENKLLSSGDRGLAEIRERTKYASEQLASSAKIGEQQIKQLQSGVENLRLLSQVLASVDKIKDYVPPTTEPTGDT, from the exons ATGGCGGAAGGTGGCGAGGATGATCCGGAAAATCCTTTTTCGTTTAGTAAATTtgtcaaaaagaagaaaaagaacacCCAATTTTGTGAACAAGAAACTGAAAACAGAGATATTGATGATATATTTGATTTGCCTGATGTATCTGTTTGTCAAAGAAGGGAAAAAACTTTGATTGTCGCAGACGAAGATGAATCGGAGG AATCTGGTGCGTCATCACAGAAGAAGAAACAAGGGGCTGGAAATCCATTTTCTTTCAAACGCTTTTTGGCAACTCCTTCAAGTTCTTCAACAAGGTCGAGGAATGTGGCTCCTGACTTTGCCAGTGACCTCCCCGACTTCGTACAGGATCATTTTACCGGTGATGGTCGCGGAAAGACGATACATATCACCAACAATGATCCTGACCTTCCAGATGTTTCGTTATCCAGCTCCCCAAGAGTGAACACTGAAGGAGATTTCCCTGCAGAAGCTGCAGGGTTAGATTCTGCGAACAGCCTGGATAACAGTTTTAACAGTGACACGGAACCCGACAGTGTGTTGAGCCGAGTGAGGCTCCCGTCCAGAATGCCTGACTTTCTCCCCGACGGTGTGGTTGGAGGTTCGGGGTTACTGAACGACGCATACGATGACTCTGCATCTAATCCGCTGTACGCGTCGAGGAACGTGTCCACGGTGGAGGTCAGCGGGGATGTGGAGCTGGAACTCAGGAGG GTGCGAAAAGAGAATGAAGACCTGAGACTGGAGTTGGAACAAGTGaagcatttagctcagtcggaatCCAACAG GGTGACTGAATTAATCAAGCGGATGGAAAGACAGCACCAGAAAGAGGTAGATGAGACAAATGTGCTGGAAAGAGCTGTCATGCAAGTGGAAGAAAATCTTGTCACGACTACG CAAAGAGCAGTCCAAGCAGAAACGGCGGTAACGAGACTCAAACAAGAGATAAAAACATTACAG CATCAGATTTCTTCACTGCAAGCGGAGAATAAATTGCTGTCCTCGGGGGACCGGGGTTTGGCGGAAATTCGAGAACGTACCAAATACGCCTCAGAACAGTTAGCAAGTTCAGCCAAAATAGGCGAACAGCAAATAAA acagTTACAAAGTGGTGTAGAAAACCTTCGACTGTTGTCACAAGTTTTAGCCTCTGTGGACAAAATAAAAGACTACGTTCCACCAACCACTGAACCAACTGGAGATACATGA